In the genome of Desulfomonilaceae bacterium, one region contains:
- a CDS encoding acyl-CoA dehydrogenase family protein — MSDEYDVELTQEHIMLRDMVRKFAANEIAPTVDQDENEHRFQRELVTKMGELGLFGCPVPEEYGGNGMGYLAHAIVTEEIGRASGSLRVAFNMQTMGTAMSILKWGSEELKKKYIPALMSAEILGCFGITEPDAGSDTAAMMTTAVRDGDEYVLNGQKMWITWSPVANMAIVFAMTDKKAKHNGMSVFVMDMDSPGVSTKAIKEKLGIWACPTGEIIMEDVRVPAKNRLGEEGKGFGYLMKELISTRLSAAAGAVGSCQAALDEAIKYATERRQFGKSIAEFQMVQEVIARMVAETEAARALVWRCAIQKDKGLVNNMRETVLAKFYACRAADEVPNLALEVLSAYGYSNEYPIARILRDGKVYKILEGATNIMKMIIATDALGLKKANR, encoded by the coding sequence ATGAGTGACGAATATGATGTTGAACTAACCCAAGAACATATAATGCTACGTGATATGGTCCGGAAATTCGCCGCCAACGAAATTGCCCCAACAGTGGACCAGGATGAAAATGAACACCGTTTTCAGCGCGAACTCGTTACCAAAATGGGGGAACTTGGTCTTTTCGGGTGCCCCGTGCCTGAAGAGTACGGGGGTAACGGCATGGGTTACCTGGCCCATGCGATAGTAACCGAAGAAATCGGTAGGGCGTCCGGCTCGCTCAGAGTGGCGTTCAACATGCAGACAATGGGAACGGCCATGTCGATCTTGAAGTGGGGCAGCGAAGAACTTAAGAAAAAATACATTCCAGCGCTTATGTCGGCTGAAATTCTTGGATGTTTTGGCATTACCGAGCCCGACGCAGGATCAGACACCGCCGCCATGATGACGACAGCCGTCCGGGACGGAGATGAATACGTCCTTAATGGCCAAAAGATGTGGATAACCTGGTCTCCGGTGGCCAACATGGCCATTGTCTTCGCTATGACCGACAAGAAGGCTAAACACAACGGAATGAGCGTGTTTGTGATGGACATGGACTCTCCCGGTGTTTCAACGAAGGCCATCAAGGAAAAACTGGGCATATGGGCCTGCCCTACCGGTGAGATCATAATGGAAGATGTCCGGGTTCCTGCAAAGAATCGTTTGGGAGAAGAAGGCAAGGGCTTTGGCTACCTGATGAAGGAGTTGATTAGCACCCGGCTTTCTGCCGCCGCCGGCGCCGTTGGGTCATGTCAGGCAGCGTTGGATGAAGCGATAAAATACGCCACCGAACGCAGGCAGTTTGGTAAATCTATAGCTGAATTCCAGATGGTTCAGGAAGTGATAGCCAGGATGGTAGCTGAAACGGAGGCGGCGCGGGCTCTCGTCTGGCGGTGCGCTATTCAGAAGGACAAGGGCCTGGTGAACAACATGCGGGAAACTGTGCTTGCGAAGTTTTACGCTTGTAGAGCCGCTGACGAAGTCCCGAATCTTGCTCTTGAAGTGCTTAGCGCTTATGGATATTCGAATGAATACCCGATCGCGCGTATTTTGAGAGACGGCAAGGTGTACAAGATCCTTGAAGGCGCCACGAACATTATGAAAATGATCATAGCCACGGATGCGCTTGGATTGAAAAAGGCGAACAGATGA
- the tgt gene encoding tRNA guanosine(34) transglycosylase Tgt — protein MAFNFSITHQHIGSKARTGRLSLTPAEIETPAFMPVGTLAAVKAVAPDIVWDTGYRLILANAYHLYLRPGHELIERLGGLREFMNWQGAILTDSGGFQVFSLAKLRKISDEGVLFQSHIDGSTHLFTPELSLAVQEALGADIIMVLDDVRGYPVSEKEALEAVNRTTEWAARSIAAKKKVDPALFGIVQGSMFPDLRRLSAQGLTSLGFDGYAIGGLSVGEPHELMVEVIDTTISCLPENKPRYLMGVGMPLDIVEATIMGVDLFDCVLPTRNARNANLFTSSGRLNIRNARYREDHGPVDPLCGCVLCRNYSRAYLRHLFREKEIFGFNLATIHNLNFYYRLMSDIRTAISENRLNSLLKQYSFQTEDIDD, from the coding sequence ATGGCGTTTAATTTCTCCATCACTCATCAACATATTGGATCTAAAGCTCGAACAGGGCGCCTGTCACTGACTCCCGCTGAAATAGAGACACCTGCGTTCATGCCTGTAGGCACTCTCGCGGCGGTAAAAGCCGTGGCCCCTGATATAGTGTGGGATACAGGATATCGACTCATACTGGCTAACGCCTATCACCTTTACCTGAGGCCCGGCCATGAATTGATCGAACGCCTCGGTGGGCTTAGAGAATTCATGAACTGGCAGGGCGCTATCCTAACGGACAGTGGCGGCTTTCAGGTGTTCAGCCTGGCCAAATTAAGAAAAATCAGTGATGAGGGTGTTCTGTTCCAATCTCATATTGATGGATCAACTCATCTGTTCACTCCGGAACTGAGCCTGGCTGTTCAGGAAGCTCTTGGCGCGGATATAATAATGGTCCTTGACGATGTCAGAGGTTATCCAGTATCTGAAAAAGAGGCGCTGGAGGCTGTCAACCGGACAACAGAATGGGCGGCGCGGTCAATTGCCGCCAAAAAAAAAGTTGACCCTGCGTTGTTCGGCATAGTACAAGGATCGATGTTTCCTGATCTCAGGAGGTTGAGCGCACAAGGGTTGACCTCACTGGGATTTGATGGCTATGCTATAGGCGGCCTGAGTGTGGGGGAACCTCACGAACTGATGGTCGAAGTCATTGACACGACCATCAGTTGTTTACCTGAGAATAAGCCTCGGTACCTGATGGGAGTCGGCATGCCGCTCGATATTGTCGAAGCGACCATCATGGGTGTAGATTTGTTCGACTGTGTCCTGCCCACTAGAAACGCTCGAAACGCAAATCTGTTCACATCATCGGGCCGATTGAACATACGCAATGCGAGGTATCGGGAAGATCACGGTCCGGTGGATCCCCTTTGTGGTTGCGTTTTGTGCCGGAATTATTCAAGGGCTTATCTACGACATCTATTTCGGGAGAAAGAGATTTTCGGTTTTAATTTGGCTACTATCCACAATCTGAACTTTTATTATCGGCTCATGTCTGATATTAGAACCGCCATTAGTGAAAATCGTTTGAATTCTTTGCTGAAGCAGTACTCATTCCAAACGGAGGATATCGATGATTGA
- the yajC gene encoding preprotein translocase subunit YajC gives MIDLAYAMGSQTGQAGGDGMQSLIQFLPIVLIFVVFYFLLIRPQQKKAKDHKVMLENIKKGDSVITQGGVYGKVAAIQDQIVVLEIADKVRVRVARPYIAGLASTPPPPVEPNA, from the coding sequence ATGATTGATTTGGCTTACGCCATGGGTTCTCAGACCGGACAGGCAGGTGGAGACGGGATGCAGTCTTTGATCCAGTTTCTGCCTATAGTTCTCATTTTTGTTGTGTTTTACTTCCTGCTCATTAGACCCCAGCAAAAAAAGGCAAAAGACCACAAAGTGATGCTTGAGAACATTAAAAAAGGCGACAGCGTTATCACCCAGGGCGGTGTTTATGGAAAAGTCGCGGCTATTCAGGATCAGATCGTGGTCCTTGAAATTGCCGACAAGGTTCGGGTTCGTGTAGCCAGGCCATACATCGCCGGATTGGCTTCAACACCTCCTCCCCCTGTGGAACCGAATGCCTGA
- the secD gene encoding protein translocase subunit SecD, with the protein MIESLKTRFVIIFSVLAICLFLIYPSIGPVPAIWSKYLPDSPIRLGLDLQGGLYLVLEVQVEKAVEAVVDQTMLEASSLMKDERIRYVDLHRNSADSFVISFKDPDQASLFDQKVLEKLSSFKKISSGQTDKGFETELQLDPKTVESIKQKAVRQAVDTIRNRVDAFGVAEPDVVIQGTDRIVVQLPGLKEDVNRAIDIIRRTARLEFRLVDEKGDLSAALKGAVPPGDEILYQLDKNPRTGAVTRTPFLVKKQVLLTGDLLTDARVHPDHTGRMTIGMDFNRLGAQQFERITGEHVRERLAIVLDNRVYSAPVIKDRISGGSAIIEGMFSPDEAHDLALVLRAGSLPAPVKILENRSVGPSLGEDSIKAGRNAIVLGMLLIVICIALYYKWSGLVADIALFFNLILIFAVMVSPGLRATLTLPGLAGVALTIGMAIDANILIFERIREELRLGRTPRAALENGYSKAFSTIFDSNLTTILSALPLIQFGTGPIKGFAITLCIGLIASMFTALFVTRAIFDYAFQVKRIKKLSV; encoded by the coding sequence ATGATAGAGAGTCTCAAGACCAGATTTGTAATAATATTTTCCGTTTTGGCAATATGCCTTTTTTTGATTTATCCTTCGATTGGCCCAGTGCCCGCAATATGGTCCAAGTATTTGCCGGATAGCCCTATCAGGCTTGGACTGGATCTGCAAGGCGGCCTTTACCTTGTTCTGGAAGTGCAGGTAGAGAAAGCTGTGGAAGCCGTCGTTGATCAAACGATGCTGGAAGCCTCCAGCCTAATGAAGGATGAGCGGATCAGGTATGTAGATTTACATCGAAATTCTGCGGATTCGTTTGTCATATCTTTCAAGGATCCCGACCAGGCTTCCTTGTTTGACCAAAAGGTACTGGAAAAGCTCTCCAGCTTTAAAAAGATTTCATCGGGACAAACCGACAAGGGATTCGAAACCGAGTTGCAGCTTGACCCCAAGACAGTAGAATCAATCAAGCAAAAAGCCGTCAGACAGGCGGTCGACACGATTCGGAATCGAGTAGACGCGTTTGGCGTGGCCGAACCTGACGTTGTCATCCAGGGCACGGATAGGATTGTAGTACAGTTGCCGGGACTGAAAGAGGACGTCAACAGGGCCATTGACATAATAAGACGTACCGCTCGACTGGAATTCAGGCTTGTCGATGAAAAAGGAGACCTCAGCGCTGCTCTGAAAGGGGCTGTTCCTCCGGGTGATGAAATCCTTTATCAGCTTGACAAGAATCCAAGAACCGGAGCTGTTACCCGGACACCTTTTCTGGTCAAGAAACAAGTCCTGCTGACTGGCGATTTGCTTACAGACGCCAGGGTTCATCCCGACCATACCGGTCGCATGACAATCGGGATGGATTTTAACCGGCTTGGGGCGCAGCAGTTTGAAAGAATAACAGGAGAACACGTTCGGGAGCGACTTGCCATTGTACTAGACAACAGGGTCTATTCCGCTCCTGTGATCAAAGACCGTATTTCTGGCGGATCAGCTATCATAGAGGGTATGTTTTCTCCTGACGAGGCTCACGACCTCGCTCTAGTCCTGAGGGCCGGTTCGCTTCCTGCGCCCGTTAAGATCCTGGAAAACCGCTCGGTTGGACCATCCCTGGGGGAAGACTCGATAAAAGCGGGAAGAAACGCGATAGTTTTAGGCATGCTCCTGATAGTCATCTGTATCGCGCTTTATTATAAGTGGTCTGGACTTGTAGCCGATATAGCCCTGTTTTTTAACCTAATATTGATTTTCGCAGTCATGGTGTCACCTGGACTGAGAGCTACCTTGACTCTTCCGGGCCTCGCCGGGGTCGCTCTTACTATTGGTATGGCTATTGATGCGAACATTTTGATTTTTGAACGTATCAGAGAGGAGTTGCGCCTAGGACGGACTCCCAGAGCCGCGTTGGAGAACGGCTATTCCAAGGCATTCTCGACCATTTTTGACTCAAACCTGACAACGATTCTCTCGGCGCTACCCTTGATTCAGTTTGGAACCGGCCCAATCAAGGGATTCGCCATTACGCTTTGTATCGGGTTAATAGCGTCAATGTTTACAGCCTTATTTGTGACCAGGGCTATTTTTGACTATGCGTTTCAGGTTAAACGGATCAAGAAACTCAGTGTTTAA
- the secF gene encoding protein translocase subunit SecF, with amino-acid sequence MELIPPNTNIDFMGNRRYAYAFTTIMILLSVLSYPIKGWINLGIDFTGGVTVQVQFKNKVDTEHIRKALEPMSANATVQSFSMGSKAEDYLIRMESPEEGSEKFSMQLQEIFDKSFGKGTAEIRGLEVVGPKVGHDLRQAAIWATIVALAMLLVYMAFRFTLSMGLGAIFCLVHDLIIIYGFFVWTGKEFNLTILAAMLTCIGYDINDTIVVCDRIRENLRTMRKQPLAEVLNSSINQTLSRTVLTSGFTLLVVVALLIFGTPQLKDFAWALFVGIVFGTYSSIFVAAPLILGINKYIPVKRG; translated from the coding sequence GTGGAACTCATACCGCCAAACACTAACATAGACTTTATGGGCAATAGGCGATACGCGTATGCCTTTACGACCATCATGATACTTCTTTCCGTACTCTCTTATCCTATCAAGGGCTGGATCAACCTTGGAATAGACTTCACCGGCGGAGTTACCGTCCAGGTCCAGTTTAAGAATAAAGTCGATACAGAGCACATCAGAAAGGCGCTTGAACCAATGAGCGCCAACGCTACAGTCCAAAGCTTCTCAATGGGGAGCAAGGCTGAGGATTATCTGATCAGAATGGAATCTCCGGAGGAGGGTTCTGAGAAATTTTCCATGCAATTGCAGGAAATTTTTGACAAGTCTTTTGGTAAAGGAACCGCGGAGATAAGAGGACTTGAGGTTGTCGGTCCCAAGGTTGGTCATGATCTCAGACAGGCGGCAATCTGGGCTACAATTGTCGCCCTGGCCATGCTTCTCGTCTACATGGCTTTCCGCTTCACATTGAGCATGGGCTTAGGAGCCATTTTCTGCTTGGTTCATGATTTGATAATAATTTACGGTTTTTTTGTGTGGACCGGTAAGGAATTCAACCTCACCATTCTCGCCGCCATGCTGACCTGCATCGGTTATGATATCAATGACACTATCGTTGTTTGCGACCGAATCAGGGAAAATCTGAGGACTATGCGCAAACAGCCCTTGGCCGAGGTTTTGAACAGTTCCATCAACCAGACACTTTCCAGAACAGTTTTGACTTCAGGATTTACATTGCTTGTTGTCGTGGCCCTGCTGATTTTTGGCACACCACAACTAAAAGACTTTGCCTGGGCATTATTTGTAGGTATAGTTTTTGGAACGTATTCCTCAATATTTGTTGCGGCTCCTTTGATTCTAGGGATTAACAAATATATTCCAGTAAAAAGAGGATAG
- a CDS encoding DNA polymerase III subunit delta', whose translation MTKILGHAETLAMLEKSVGSKRTAHAYLFSGIEGIGKKLVALEFASMLCCPAYAGERAHDCGTCEKIKRGAHPDVLIEAPLKGSIRIDRIRHLQGFFKYSPIEAPYRVIIIDDAHTVNRAAQNALLKTLEEPPGFGVLILITSKPSSLLPTVLSRLRKIKFGPLARSDVANELFRTRDLPLNQADALAGLASGSLGHAIELLTPKILTSRNILSQFLSKGSEFGLANLLEMSAQLSSDTQNFIDAIEFGMSWIRDLVLLRIGAEAQSIVNIDFIDILEASAQHYSVEQLLAAHDEMSDALKFTYTDTNINRNLAADVMFLRIREKMNEKWSQ comes from the coding sequence ATGACAAAAATTCTGGGGCATGCTGAGACGCTGGCCATGCTTGAGAAATCTGTGGGTTCAAAAAGAACCGCCCATGCGTATTTATTCTCAGGCATTGAAGGAATCGGCAAGAAGCTCGTAGCGTTAGAATTCGCCAGCATGCTTTGTTGTCCCGCGTATGCTGGTGAAAGGGCCCATGACTGCGGGACATGTGAAAAGATAAAGAGAGGAGCCCATCCTGATGTCTTGATTGAGGCTCCTCTTAAAGGTTCTATAAGAATCGACAGAATTCGGCATCTCCAGGGATTTTTCAAATATTCCCCGATCGAAGCGCCATATCGAGTCATAATTATCGACGACGCACACACTGTGAACCGAGCGGCTCAAAACGCTTTGCTCAAAACCCTTGAAGAGCCGCCGGGTTTCGGCGTATTGATCCTGATAACATCCAAACCGTCTTCTTTACTGCCCACCGTTTTGTCAAGACTAAGGAAAATCAAATTCGGCCCACTGGCTCGATCGGATGTGGCTAACGAGCTTTTCAGAACTAGAGACTTACCTTTGAATCAGGCTGACGCTCTCGCTGGGCTTGCATCTGGGAGCTTGGGCCACGCCATTGAGTTGTTGACACCCAAGATTTTGACATCGAGAAACATATTGTCGCAATTCCTCAGCAAAGGGAGCGAATTCGGATTGGCCAACCTCCTGGAGATGTCGGCGCAACTGAGTTCCGACACCCAAAATTTTATCGACGCCATCGAATTCGGGATGTCCTGGATTAGAGATTTGGTCCTGTTAAGAATCGGCGCAGAAGCTCAGTCCATAGTCAATATCGACTTCATTGACATTTTGGAGGCTTCGGCTCAACATTACTCAGTAGAGCAATTGCTGGCAGCGCATGATGAGATGTCCGACGCGCTAAAGTTCACTTATACGGATACAAATATCAATCGCAATCTCGCTGCTGACGTAATGTTTCTGAGAATTCGGGAAAAGATGAACGAAAAGTGGTCTCAATAG
- the ricT gene encoding regulatory iron-sulfur-containing complex subunit RicT: MPRSWGDASGRRPTKDTQSGQTTPQTESEVSPSSSKDSLLEALESTDSCVGSNPCDSSYSIDFSQSIESFSVGFSGSPMPTEGSEYYDDEAIECETISDGGAGGGTTWGPEDRTDAGFGARIAGIRFGYACKVYHFDAGDMDLEYGEWVLVKTEKGLGLGQVAIPPFERIIDAAQADALRKILRKGGKVDLDQRERCCQRESEAYSYCMDKIEELALAMKLVSVECFFDCSKYVFYFTSEGRVDFRELVKQLVSRFPVRIEMRQIGVRHEAKMTGGIACCGQELCCSRFLTDFRPVSVKMAKNQNLSLNPTKISGVCGRLMCCLSYEHDVYEEFSKNLPRVGKLIGTTKGEGCVIKHNPLEETVLVKLADDTMVAVRPEDILGELEVENTRRISPSNPSAPKPPRRAHSRKSQNDPAKEEI; this comes from the coding sequence ATGCCAAGATCATGGGGCGATGCTTCCGGTCGGAGACCGACCAAGGATACTCAATCAGGACAAACTACACCACAAACGGAATCTGAAGTGTCTCCTTCGAGTTCTAAAGATTCTCTTCTGGAAGCTTTAGAGTCAACCGATTCCTGCGTTGGTTCTAATCCGTGTGACTCATCCTATTCCATTGATTTCTCCCAATCGATCGAGAGCTTTTCTGTCGGTTTTTCCGGATCCCCGATGCCTACAGAGGGATCTGAATATTATGACGACGAAGCCATTGAATGCGAAACGATCTCTGATGGGGGAGCAGGCGGTGGAACAACCTGGGGTCCGGAGGATCGGACAGACGCCGGTTTCGGCGCCAGGATCGCCGGCATCAGATTCGGGTATGCATGTAAGGTTTATCATTTCGACGCCGGAGACATGGATCTCGAATACGGTGAGTGGGTCTTAGTCAAGACCGAAAAGGGACTTGGTCTAGGCCAGGTTGCGATTCCACCTTTTGAGAGAATTATTGACGCCGCACAGGCCGACGCCCTCCGAAAAATACTCCGTAAGGGAGGGAAGGTCGATCTTGATCAGAGGGAACGTTGCTGTCAGAGGGAATCGGAAGCCTATTCATACTGTATGGACAAGATAGAAGAACTTGCTCTTGCAATGAAGCTCGTATCGGTTGAGTGTTTCTTCGATTGTTCAAAATATGTTTTTTATTTCACATCTGAAGGAAGGGTTGATTTCAGAGAGTTGGTAAAGCAACTGGTCTCCCGTTTTCCAGTGCGGATAGAAATGCGACAGATAGGTGTTCGTCATGAAGCTAAGATGACTGGAGGAATTGCATGTTGTGGGCAGGAACTATGCTGCTCTCGATTTCTAACGGATTTCAGGCCGGTTTCCGTAAAGATGGCGAAGAATCAAAACCTTTCCTTGAACCCCACAAAAATATCCGGTGTTTGCGGTCGCCTGATGTGCTGTTTGAGCTATGAGCATGATGTCTACGAGGAATTTAGCAAGAACCTTCCTCGGGTTGGAAAACTAATTGGGACTACCAAAGGCGAAGGCTGCGTGATCAAACACAATCCATTGGAAGAAACCGTGCTTGTAAAGCTTGCCGACGATACTATGGTTGCAGTTCGACCAGAGGACATATTGGGAGAACTGGAGGTGGAGAATACAAGAAGGATCTCTCCCTCGAACCCATCAGCCCCAAAGCCCCCCCGGAGGGCCCATAGCAGGAAATCTCAAAACGACCCGGCTAAAGAAGAGATTTGA
- the selB gene encoding selenocysteine-specific translation elongation factor, whose protein sequence is MKRVILGTAGHIDHGKTQLVKALTGIDTDRLKEEKERGISIELGFAYLDLGPEIRIGIVDVPGHERFIRQMVAGSGGVDIAALVIALDEGVMPQTVEHLDILRLLGIKYGLVVLTKLDLVDEELAMLAEEDARDLVKGTFLETAPMVRVSSRTGEGIEELKKVILDLSEHVAQRSLYGLLRLPIDRVFTLKGHGTVVAGTLISGTIIVGDEIEILPQAVKSSVRSIESHKQFEKQSFPGERVAVNLRGLEQQDAHRGNVITHPGEFRPSYIIDVKLTTLDRSSIKLTNLKKVRLHHYTTDVEATIAFPDRDSMEPGEEVLAQLRTAAPIVPATGDRFVVRAISPSVTLGGGVILNPRAPKLRARSVKSFMESEREDDVGVISSLVKGSGVNGVNRNELLGMSAFSSSRLDKTLEKLRNEHTVIQLDSTEKRLVHRDYLELVKKKILDRLEQYHRDNPLKEGISKQELRSMAPGSDRLFKIALDNFISNGVLADQGDTIRASTHKVRLKDEEKNLRVKILEALGKEENSPPVLKELIAQVGTDQKQVKGLLTVLEKEGRVVKIREEMYFSKDFIENVKGRLVELLKKEGSITPSKFQEITKSSRKYNIPLLEYFDREKLTLRIGDQRVLRGAGSSSELAKDS, encoded by the coding sequence ATGAAACGCGTAATTCTCGGCACAGCGGGTCACATAGACCACGGAAAAACCCAATTGGTAAAGGCTCTTACGGGGATAGACACGGACAGGCTCAAAGAGGAAAAAGAGAGGGGAATCAGCATTGAACTGGGATTCGCCTATCTTGACCTTGGTCCGGAGATCCGAATCGGTATAGTGGACGTTCCAGGTCATGAGAGATTCATACGCCAGATGGTTGCAGGCTCAGGGGGTGTTGACATAGCTGCCCTGGTAATTGCCCTGGATGAGGGTGTCATGCCTCAGACCGTGGAGCATTTGGATATTCTTCGTCTACTGGGGATAAAGTATGGGTTGGTTGTCCTGACCAAGTTGGATCTGGTCGATGAGGAACTCGCCATGCTGGCTGAGGAAGATGCGAGGGATTTGGTAAAAGGCACTTTCCTGGAAACCGCTCCGATGGTCCGTGTATCTTCCCGTACAGGGGAAGGCATTGAGGAATTGAAAAAGGTTATCCTGGATCTGAGCGAACATGTAGCGCAGCGTTCGTTGTACGGACTTCTAAGACTGCCGATTGATAGGGTGTTCACATTGAAGGGCCACGGAACGGTGGTGGCGGGAACCTTAATCTCAGGGACAATCATAGTCGGTGATGAGATAGAAATACTACCTCAGGCCGTGAAGTCTTCGGTTCGATCTATCGAATCCCACAAACAATTTGAGAAGCAGTCGTTTCCTGGAGAGCGGGTCGCGGTAAACCTTCGCGGGCTCGAACAGCAGGACGCTCACAGGGGAAACGTCATAACTCATCCCGGTGAATTTCGGCCCTCTTACATCATTGATGTCAAACTGACGACATTAGATAGAAGCTCAATAAAATTGACCAACCTTAAAAAGGTCAGGCTTCATCATTACACCACGGATGTAGAAGCCACCATAGCCTTTCCTGATAGGGATTCCATGGAACCTGGAGAAGAGGTGTTGGCCCAGTTGAGGACGGCTGCGCCCATTGTGCCGGCAACTGGGGATAGGTTTGTGGTTCGAGCCATTTCACCTTCCGTGACCTTGGGTGGAGGTGTGATTCTTAACCCTAGAGCGCCTAAATTAAGGGCAAGATCGGTGAAGTCCTTTATGGAATCCGAAAGGGAAGACGATGTTGGAGTCATATCGTCTCTGGTAAAGGGCTCCGGAGTAAACGGCGTCAACAGAAACGAGTTACTGGGGATGTCAGCGTTTTCGTCCTCCAGACTCGACAAGACGCTCGAAAAGCTTAGAAATGAACACACGGTTATTCAACTGGATTCCACGGAAAAGAGATTGGTGCATCGTGATTATCTTGAACTCGTAAAAAAGAAAATATTGGATAGGTTAGAGCAATATCATAGGGACAATCCTTTAAAAGAAGGGATATCAAAGCAGGAGTTGCGCTCTATGGCTCCGGGCAGCGATCGTCTTTTCAAAATTGCATTGGATAATTTCATCTCAAATGGGGTTCTAGCTGATCAGGGAGACACCATTAGAGCCTCTACCCACAAAGTACGTCTGAAAGATGAAGAAAAGAATCTCAGGGTAAAGATTCTTGAAGCTCTCGGCAAAGAAGAAAATTCTCCTCCAGTGCTCAAAGAGTTAATAGCGCAGGTCGGGACTGATCAAAAACAGGTAAAAGGTTTGCTCACGGTTCTGGAAAAAGAAGGGCGGGTTGTGAAAATCAGGGAGGAAATGTACTTTTCTAAGGATTTTATCGAGAATGTCAAAGGGCGTCTCGTGGAACTGCTAAAAAAAGAAGGATCTATAACCCCGTCAAAATTTCAGGAGATAACGAAATCTTCCCGGAAATATAACATTCCGCTATTGGAGTACTTTGATCGTGAAAAACTCACACTCAGGATTGGTGATCAACGAGTGCTCAGAGGAGCAGGAAGTTCCTCGGAATTGGCCAAGGATTCGTAA